From the Pleurodeles waltl isolate 20211129_DDA chromosome 6, aPleWal1.hap1.20221129, whole genome shotgun sequence genome, the window AAATACAAATGATTATTCTATTTCTTGCAATCCATGTATATTTATCCTTATTCTTTGTTTCCTGAGTGTCAGCTGTTGCAACTTCACTTTTGACGTAGACAAATTATTTTGGTGATCAATAACTCCATTCTCCTCATATTGATCTTCATTGTAACTATCAAGATCAACCCTTGTCATCTATCACATTGTAAAAAATGCACTCTAACTGGAAAAAAAGAACATGACCAAACtaagaagtaaaaaaataattaaaacatgttTATATTGTGCAATACACAACAAAAGACAGAACAGGCACATCTCAACAAATGAGACTCATAAGTTCTGCAGAATTCTTCCAAGTAGGATTGATGCAACATGTCTCCTAGGGTCAATAAatatttcttacaaaaaatgtatgCACCATTACTAGCTATCATCCACACTCAATAACCGGCTGTGATTTGTAACAAATCATTATTATCACTGTGTGAATTCTTATGAAATGAACCGTGTTTCAATTGTACTACATAGATTGTTTCACCAAAATCAAAAGACCTCTCTCAAAACCAATCCTTAGTTTAGAtgcatatagacacacacacacacacacacacacatacacacacacacacactatatatatatatatacatatacagatatattattttCAATCAAGAAACAGCTAAAACCACATAAAATGGCAGTCAAAGAAGAGTTAAACATGGTGGGTGACATTAAAAATGAATTAAGTTTCTGGCTCCAATACACAAAACCAATTATGGTATGCAATGCACACAACACCCGCCGTAATTCATGTGATGTTTGATTGTTCCTTGACTATTTTTTCTCCTTGTGCGATTGTCAAATTGGTGCTTTGTGCATGGCAAGTTTGTGCATGGTGCTGGAGTTGGAATCCCAGCTTACACGAAAGATATTGCCATTcagccagaggaaaaaaaaacaatctttactATGGGCAAATGGATCTTTCTTGTTagttgagattaaccaggagctctAAATCAAATTTAATAATCACAATCTCAATTGCATTTTCAGTCAATAAGGAAAGTTGATGTGAGTATTAAGGGTTTTATTGATCATATCTTATAGTATTTCATCTTTGTTGTAATCATCAAATAAGATCATCAATATGAGTAATTAATTTTTAtcagtgattaaaaaaaacaatctataaatcataataaatgcattaagcgtgttccataaaggaaagaaacCCCTATTTTAGGAATAAGGGTGATAAAAGGTGTCAGGTGTAAAATgttctataactggtgaatttcattggtGTTGTACTTTTGAGCAAGAACCATAACATAAGTTCTTTAAGGGGGAAAGGGGTTATTTAAAAgtctttttttataatagacttttttcCAAACCCCTACTGCCGCCAGACCCTGCTCCCAATCCACTTTGGGCAGCCAGCCCTTAGTATACACATCTACTGCTGCACATGGCATTTCCCTCTACCCCCGCTCTATCATATTTTTCTGTATCACAAGCTTTCTGTCTTTGTATTTTTAACCAGTTTTTGAATGTCAAGTATTGAATCCAATTTGCGATGTTTTTAAAAATAGAAAGCGAATCCACTCCTTAATACGAAGGCTCTCGCAAATCACGTTTTTCCTGGTGTGTTTCTCAAATTTTCCATACTATAGGGTTCCACTACCATTGCTCTGTGGTCGACATTTGTTCTAGTGCACCCCCTTTCAAGTGGATTTTTCTCACAGTGCAAAAATAGATATTCAAATTCGATCGGTTTGCAATTTTCAAAATGGAGAATAAAATGCTACGTAGAATTTTACCAGCCAGTCACTTTAGTCAAAATTTCAAATCTGAGTAAAAAATCAATGAACTTCAACTTTAAATGGCTAAGGTATACAACAGTGTTAGCTTTTTAATCCCACTTAGCACCCTTTTTAAATACttacttctcaaaaactactgagctgaTTTTCACCAAATTAACAGAAGCATGCTTCCTGAGTAAAGTTCATCTTTCAAGCCATGAATCTACATGAAAATTGACACACTGGACTTCAACTGACTAAGCCAAGTGACTGTGGTGCAGACCTCTCCATGGGGTCAAAGGTAACAAGCAAATCCAAAAGCACCATTTTAAATTAAAGCTGTACTGAGCCATAACTCGACTCCGTATGTTTATTTAAAGTATCTCTACCTTTGGAATAAAAATAAGTGCTCTCAAAGAAACAATGCTCATTTAATTCAAGACACAATGTATCGCCATGACAAGTCTGCCCTAATGTATTTTGTCTCTCGCAGGAGCTTTAATCACAGATGGTATATATgatatataattgttttttttatacacaatatatacactatgatAAATGGCCAGGTAGTTTGTGATCATGTAATAATATTTGCGAACTATCTCTCAACTACACAGTAAAAATCCttaatttacttttcccactcaaaATATTGATGCAAACATTGTAAAGATTGCATTACTTATAACACTGTCTAATTGGCAATATGTTATGTCTTATATTTAGGATGTCAAAAAAACAGAAGCAAAGAAAGATGAAAAGCACATTGAGGAAAGAAACAAGGAAACCCGGCCCAGAgacattgacagaaaacaaaaagcAGATGTGGGAATTGAGCAGAAAAGGGCAGATTTAGGCATAAAAACAAGCTTAAAGGAAAAACAAGAACGATTTAGCACAATACAGGATAAACCAAAAGAGAAGCTTGGTGAAGTCACTGAAAGGGGAAGGCTTAAAAAAACTTGGGATAAAACACCCACTGAAGACAAACACACAGCATCGACTGAAAATGCGAAGCAAAGTAATAGAAAAGGTGCAGAGGACATGTCCCAGAAGATGAGCAACAAGACGGAGAAACTTGCAGAGAAAAGGGATACATTGGGCAGTAGGACAAAGGTTACTGACAAAGATAGTCTTAAAACTGTCAATGACAAAGAAAATGTCAAAAAGGTCATAAATGGCAAAACTATAGAGGAAAAGCCTCAACCACTAAAAGTAGATGAAAAGGGCACTGGCAAGAATAAATCTTCTGCAGAGTCTACAAAAGAcaccgcagacaaaaacaaagCATCTGCATCTGAAATTCTCAAAACAAAGCCCATCGAAAGTGGTGAAGCAAGTCCTGTAGAAATAGTTGTAGACAATCTCACTGATGAAAACAAAGAAGATGAAGCTTCTAGTATCTTTGATGAAGACTTAGAAAAGGTAAAAAACAATGATCCAGAACTAACAGAACTGAATGTGAATAATTCAGACTGTATCACAATTGAAACACTAATGAGCTTCACAGAGGCCTTGGAGTTTAACACTGTGGTCAAGGTATTTGCTTTGGCCAACACTCGTGCTGATGACCACATCGCACTTGCCATTGCAGCAATGCTAAAGTCAAACAAGACTCTTCTCAGCATCAATCTAGACTCAAATCATATCACAGGCAAGGGTATTCTGGCCATCTTCAGGGCGCTACAGCATAACAATACCCTAACAGAATTACGTTTTCATAACCAGAGGCATATCTGTGGGGGAAAGACTGAAATGGAGATTGCCAAGATGCTTAAAGAAAACACAACTTTGTTAAAGCTTGGGTACCATTTTGAGCTTGCAGGTCCACGTATGACCGTAACAAATCTATTGAGTAGGAATATGGACAAGCAGAGGCAGAAGCGCCTGCAAGAGCAGAAACAAGCCCAGGCCCAAGCCCAGGCACAGGAAGAAGCAGAGAAGAAAACCTGTCTTGAGGTGCCCAAGATTGTTGGCCTGCCCAGAGGATCTCCAAAGCCTTCTCCTCAACCATCTCCCAAATCTTCCCCATATTCCTCTCCAAAGAGTACTCCTAAAAAAGGTGGGGTGCCAgctgcccctccacctccgccacCTCCCCTTGCACCTTTGGCTCCACCTTTGATTAATGAGAACATCCGGAATTCACTGTCTCCAGCATCTCAGAGGAAGTTGGTAGATAAAGTGGGCCCGTCAGAGAAAAACTCTAGAGATCAGCTTTTGGATGCAATTAGATGCAGCAACATAAAAAAACTCAAGAAGGTGAGTGTCACTTTGAAAAGATACATCTTTGCTGCACTGGTTCTTGGTTCTAATTACTGTGCTAAACGTACAACGTAGGATGTTGGTTGTGAGGAAAATGGTAGAAATGAAGCTGGAAAGttggaattttttgttttcttgtAGGAGCTTTATATAGTTAGAAACAACACTTTTTAATTTATAACCACTGAATATATGAACCAGATTGCCATGCTTTGGCACACTTTTATAATGTTATGACAATCCATTTGTTGTTCtaagcaagaaaaatggaacacacaaTTGCGGTGTTGTAATCCTTACTGATGTCAATTGAGTGTTATCACAACAGGTGATTCTGGAAACATTTCTGCTTTTGATACCTATTATACAGTTTCATCTTAGGAAACTCCCTGCTTCCCTGTGCCTCCATTCTCTCTCCTCCAATAACAAAGGGCTCAATGTTGTGGAAACCTGACAAAAATGTGCAACTTATACAAACACTTAATGTTCAAGTGATGAAGGGAAAGATGGCTAAATTGCCAACCATTAAAACATGCCTTTTGATATACCAGGAAACTCAATGCATTTTCATTTAACATCCAGAATCCAGACAGTGATGCAAAGGGTCTCTTAGAATAAAAGAATATTGCCTCCCCCTCCTCTTATATCAATGCCCTAGCGCCGTACTTGCACACTGGTTTAAATGTGGGTGTGACCAAGAGTGTGCCCGATTAATATTTTATCATAGCATGCAATCTGAGGGTGGAAAACTATCTCAAAGAGCCTCCTTTATATTCCTAAAGCATACATGAAAAAGTGACCTTGACTAGCGAATGTAGCAGGGCTGTCAAATGAGGTCCAAAAGGCTCCGAACAAAGCCAGATATGCCAATTGATTTCACTTATATTGTGAATATTGCTTATGTATCCCAAAAAATGGTATGGATCTGACAACCTTGGACCTTGGATGGATGCTTTTGCTTTATTTCTTCCCAAATCTCGGACGCTGACAGTCATATATCTTAAACTGTGACCACCACGCTACATTCCCAATGCAGTTCTGGCATTGTGCAAGAAAAATATactgcacagagtggagtatatcGTTAATTGCACCAAGAGAAGTCCCATACAAGTGGATGCAGTTATTTTGCAGCTCTCCACTGTCTTTTGGTTAGGTGCATAGACAAAACATATAGAACCAGAATAATAGTTTGCTGGCATCCACCGCAACAGGAGTGACATCACCCTATCTCCCAGCATCCATCTCAGTAATACCTGATTTCATTGCATTTCCCTGCTGAAACCTCTTCCCTCCTTCCCTAGTTCTGTCAACTGCTCAGGGCTTCCCAACACCCACAGTACCCCAGCTAATGCAGATAGACAGGTGCATCCCTGCTTTAGCTTGTTTGGACCCACAAGACCCCATGAACTGCTGCAACCTCAGCAATTACTGTCAAGGTACAATTTCATTATGTGCCTAGTTCACCATTCTCACTACCCATCCTTTTTAACATATCTcacaacacacaaccactcacacggtATCCTCACAAAAACAGACCCAAAGGCACACATCTACTTAAGTCAAAAGACATTTCTCAAACTCATAATCATCAAAGCATGCTGTGCAGTAATGCATGCACCAGATATCGTACATCTCATCTCCTGTCGCAAACTTGACACActcttcatcacagaaatatgactCATTCTAGTACATGCCAGATGCCCTTGTTTCAACAGGCTACAGCTTTCAGTCTGTAGACCATGTTCAGAAGAAGGAGGGGGCTTGCTGTCACCCATAAGCTCTCCAGGTTCTACACATTAAAAGGGCACGCAATACTAAACTTCATTATAGTCCGCACTAGGCTACTTCCCATGGCTAGCTACCTAGTTCTCCACCTTCCCCATCATCTACAGGCCTCCAGGTAAAAGGTCTTTGAAGACAAATTCTTGGATCTCCTCATCACCCCCTTCATCTGGCAGTCTCACAACACAATCCTCAACTACTCCAAACTCTCATACAACTCAGAAACTAAGAAAACAATAAAGACCCTCTTCAACCTCATCAACACATTCAACTTTTGCAGAATGTCACCCAACCAACATAATTTAAAGGGAACATTATCAACCTTGTCTTCTCTGCATCACCCACCATCCAATGAAACCACTCGGACCACTGGATTGGACAGAGCACATCACTATTCCTACACCTCAGCTCATGATCTAACCAATACATCAAGGTCAGCCTGGGAGAGAAGAACAAACACAAAGATCCTTCAACTCATCTCTTGCCCTGCCACTTCCAGCCAATAGTTGAAATCAGCTACCTTTAAGGAAACGTCTGTTTTCTACCAAAATATTGAGTTTCTAATATCGACCGACAGGAATATTGAATGCAAGTTATTGGCTCCTTTTATTTTTTCATGGTCTGTATACACAAATAGACATGGGTTTTCTGATTTCATTTTATTAAATTCACTTGTATGTAActtaaaaatatgtgtgtgtgagtgtgtctgtgtgtgtgtgtgtgtgtgtgtaatacatacatattatatatatatatatatatatatatatatatatatatatatatacatatatatatgttcactgaaaaaaaacaaaggttacaggaacgttatagttagattcacattttacccacacaaaaccatagaaatttagcagttaaagCTATATTTACTGTCCTACACATGTTAAAAAACTATAAcgtgtggcctaaagttacttaacaacatcagttatagtttcttcagataagtataactataggtataactatgactgctgaatttctatggttttgtttgggtaaaatgtgaacctaactataatgtctctgtaactctctggtttttcagtaaatttctgttttgttttttaacatgaagtaatacAAACCCCGCAGAGGTATGGTGTGTACGTTTCTTTTGCCTTTGCGCTTCAGATCCACAGATTTGTACGCAGATTTACATAGGGGGATGTGCTGTTAGCTAATTTTGTGCCCATGTGGTGTCCCTTAGAGACCCCTCCGTGTGTCTTACAGGGTCAGGATCCTGACcctttatgtgtgtttttattgatGTTTTCTCCCCGGGGGCCcaaccaagaaacaaaatggtagCTCCAATGTTcttctcaggttgcggccagccaatcagggccttacttTTTGCTCAGTACCTGCAGATCCGCAaaggatccatgtccctagatatctatattttgttcTTTAATAACTCTGGaactactgtacagatttacaaaacattacaaaaagggctctttctagaccagGATCTAGCATCCTGCAAAATTcagttcagcagttcaggctgtagcagTGTCTAAAAATTGGGAAATCACCATAGAAATTCAATGGGGAAAATGTGCTTT encodes:
- the LMOD1 gene encoding leiomodin-1; amino-acid sequence: MSRVAKYRRQVSEDPDIDSLLSTLSPEEMEELEKELDNGEPDSRLAMGLRQRNEADKAAAAASSQGAAPKQGEKDTKSRFKKEQSVEDVKKTEAKKDEKHIEERNKETRPRDIDRKQKADVGIEQKRADLGIKTSLKEKQERFSTIQDKPKEKLGEVTERGRLKKTWDKTPTEDKHTASTENAKQSNRKGAEDMSQKMSNKTEKLAEKRDTLGSRTKVTDKDSLKTVNDKENVKKVINGKTIEEKPQPLKVDEKGTGKNKSSAESTKDTADKNKASASEILKTKPIESGEASPVEIVVDNLTDENKEDEASSIFDEDLEKVKNNDPELTELNVNNSDCITIETLMSFTEALEFNTVVKVFALANTRADDHIALAIAAMLKSNKTLLSINLDSNHITGKGILAIFRALQHNNTLTELRFHNQRHICGGKTEMEIAKMLKENTTLLKLGYHFELAGPRMTVTNLLSRNMDKQRQKRLQEQKQAQAQAQAQEEAEKKTCLEVPKIVGLPRGSPKPSPQPSPKSSPYSSPKSTPKKGGVPAAPPPPPPPLAPLAPPLINENIRNSLSPASQRKLVDKVGPSEKNSRDQLLDAIRCSNIKKLKKVEVPKLLQ